In Bacteroidales bacterium, the genomic stretch CGTTCAGCACCACAATCTTCAGATTTTCCGGGAAGTCCTTGTTCCACATTCCATTGGAATCATATATAAAACTAAGGTCGCCCAGAAGCAGCAGGTGCAGCTGGTCCGATACCATGGCCGCTCCCACTGCTGCCGAGAGGGAACCATCTATCCCCGAAGTACCCCGGTTGGAATAATACTCCAGATCCTTTCTGGCAGGCAGCAGTTGTGAATTCCTGATAGTGGTGCTGTTACCCAGGTGAATCACCGTTTGGGGCGGAGCAGCGGACAGAATTCTGGAAACAGCAGTAAGGTTCCCGAATGCCGCCTGCTGAAGATAGCCTGAAGCACGCCTGATCTCCCTGTCTTCAATCTCCTTCCATAAAGGCAGGTAGGTGTTGCCTGTCCCGGGGGAGTCCCCCCTGATGTTCAAACGGGAAAAGCTCTGAAAATCATCCTCCAGCTCTAAAAGCTCCACAGCCTCCAGAGATTCAACAAATAGTCTCATCCGCTTGGAGACCACCTGTCGGCCAAAGGCAATCACCAGGTCGGGCCTCAGGGCCGCCCGTTCCTCTTCCGAAGCACCTGAGAGAACAAGCTCCGGAGTGGAAATAAACAGTTCCGAGGCCAGGTTGGAGATATTCTCAGCCACTACCACTGTTTGGCTGGAGCTCAGGAGCTGCTCCAAATCTTTTTTCAGAGCAGCATTCCTTTTCCCCATACCAGCCAGGATCAACACCTTTTTTCCGGCCAGATCGACGGAAGCGACCGAAGCTCCTGCCGAACCGGGAAAACCCTGGCCGGACTCCGCGTCGCTTCCTGTCAGAATGGAAGGAGGAAGCGCTTCATAAAGCGGTTCCAGGAGTGGCAGGTTCACATGCACAGGACCCGCAGGATCAGAGAGGGCTTCCCTGAACAGCTGTTCCAGGGCCTGGAGTGCATGTACCAGATCCTTCTCTTCCCTGACCTGGGGCGGAAACTCAAAAAACCCCTTTGAGAAATTAAAATAGGGGGCACGCTGATCGCAGATCTGATTGTTAAACTGGGAAAGAATCTCCCGGGGACGGTCGGCGGTAAGCACCAGCAGGGGGATTTGTTGTTGAAAGGCCTCAGTGAGTGCCGGGGAAAGATTCATCACAGCGGTACCGGAGGTGGTAAGCACCACCACCGGCTCATTCAGTTGCCGGGCCATCCCCAGAGCCACATACCCGGCCGAACGTTCATCCACCACACTGTGGCATTGAAAGCGCTTATCCATGGTAAGCAACTGGATAAGCGGTGCATTCCGGCTTCCGGGAGCAATAACCGCATGCCTGGCTCCGGTTTTTTCCAGGAGGGACGCCATTTCGGAAATATGTTGAAGATGATGCATGGACCTTACTCTTCAATTTTTATGTAGGTACTCATGATCTTCAACAGGGAGAGTGCCTTCAGGTGTGTCTCGCTCCACTCTTCAGCCGGATCCGATTCCAGGGTGATCCCCCCTCCGATGTAAAGTGAGATATACCCGGGCCTAATCTTCATGCACCGCAGGTTTACAAACAGGTCGATCTCACCGTGAGGCAGGATGGGACCCAGGAATCCGGTATAATAGTCCCGGTCGTGGGGTTCCAGCTGCTTAATAAAGCTGATAGCATCCTCCTTGGGCTGACCCGCCACAGCCGGTGTGGGATGCATGGCTTCCACAAACTCCCACAGTCTGCCATTTAACCTGGCAAAGTCGAGGGAAAAATCGGTTCGAAGGTGCAGAAGGTTCCCCGCCTTCTTCACATAGGGGGAGCTTACCCGGTAGTCTTTCACTCCGAAAGCTCTCAGGACATCATGAATGTAGCGGGTTACATATTCCTGCTCCAGCACCTCCTTGGCAGTCCACTTGTTGATATCCAGGTGTTTCTCGGCATAGGGCCTGGTTCCGGCCAGCGACACCGTGGAAAACTTTTTCTCCCGGAGCCTGAGCAGTGGCTCGGGTGAAGCGCCCAGCCAGAAGTGTTCATCGCTTTTGAAAAGATAAGTAAAGGCATTGGGATGTCTTCTGCACATGGCCTGGAAGAGTCTGGGTACAATCCTCCTATGATCACCCTTCACCAACCTGATCCGGGAAAGCACAGCCTTTTGAAAGGCGCCGGTGGCAATGGAAGATTTAATGGCATCCACCTGCTCCATATAAGCCTCCCTCCCAGTCACCACAGGAGCAGGTCCATTCCATTCCGGAGGAGGCCTGGAATCAAGTTCCTCCACGGTCCGGATGGTCTCCCGGGTAATCTTATCTCCATCGATCACCAGGTCGGGTTTAATCAGTATATAGCGGTGGCCGTTCCGTATATCAAAGGGGGCCATGATAAAACCGGTCTCTCCGGAAATATCCCGGATACTGAAGCCCTCCAGATTTCCGGGAGTGGTTTGTATATAGGTCAGGGAGTGTTCGTGCTGGGGCAGGCGAAAGGTAACAAAAGGGAGATTTTTGGAAATGGCGGCGTTATGAATAGCTATCAGACCTTTGTTCATAGTGCTTGCTCAGCCTTCTGCTTCCGGCTTTCTTGGTTTAATACTATTGGTAACGCGGCTGATTGAAATAAGTTTGCCCTGATCATCTTTAATTGTCACATCCCAGATATGTTTGAAATCAGCTTTTACCAGCAGGGTGGCTTTTGCAAAAAGAGTCCCCTTCCTGGCAGGGGCAATATGCTGGCTGTTGACCACACTGCCCAGAACAATAAACTGATCCGGATCCACCAGCAGGTAGGATGCGGCACTTCCCACGCTTTCCGCCAGAGAGATCAGGGCTCCACCATGCACCACTTCCATGGGCTGGTATAGCTTTGGGGTAATGGGCATCATGGCCTCCAGACTGCTCTCGGTAGCCCTGGTAAACACAATTCCGAGCAGCTCCATAAAGGTCTCTTTACAGGCCCTGTTAATTTGATCAATAGTCATCCTTAATTCTCCGGATCCAAATATACAATTTCTTCCTATCTCTTTTCCAGTACCAGCAACATCACCGATCCCAGGAAAAAGGATTTACTCCGGATCAACTTAAATCCGGCCACATCCAGGATCATTTTCATTTCACCGATCGTATAGTAGTTTTTGGAAGAACTGGCCAGGTATTTATAGGCCTTCAGGTTGCCCGATATAAATCCCCCCAGGTAAGGTAGTATAAAACGAAGGTAGAAATCGTTAAAAACTCTCCAGAGCGGACTTTTCGGTTTACTGCTCTCCAGCACCACCAGCTGTCCGCCTGTTCGAAGCACCCTGTATATCTCCGAAAGGTGTCTGAAAGCCCTGGAATTTTCGTAGACCAGGTTCCTGAGTCCAAAGGTGATCCCTATGGAGTCGAAATGGCCATCCTCAAAAACCATCTCTCCGGCATCTCCCTCCAGGAAGTTTATGGAGGGAAGGCTGATGCTTTCTTGAAGTTCGCCCTGCTTCCGCCGGGCCTCTCTGAGCATCTCTCTGCTGAAATCAAAGCCGGTAAGCACAAGCTCTTTGTCACTTGGATGCGATTGCCGGGCCAGTTCGAGTAGAAAATCGCCCGTACCGGTGCAAAGATCCAGCACCCGTTGTGGATGGCTCTGTAAAAGTTCACTGGCCGCCTTTCTTCGCCAGGACCGGTCTCTCCCGAAGGTAAATATCCTGTTCACCCGGTCGTAGGTCCTGTGAATATCCTTGTAAAAATCGTGCAGTGGATAGTCTTTCTGCTGCTCCATCATAGAACATGTTGAAGTAGCAAAGATATCATAAATAAGGCTTTCTATTCCACCAGAAACTCCGAAGATGCAGAGAATACCTCACCGCCGGGCAAAACTCCCCGGACCTGTATTAGATATTTTCCCGCTTGTTCAGGGGCCCGGAAAGAAACCTTTGTCTGTTTGTCCCCTTCCAGCCGGATATCAGCTGCCCAGAAAACGGTGTTCCTGGCATCCGGCACCCTTTCTTCCGTGAGAGACGGTGATGCCGTGATTACATTCTCAGGCTGAAAGTTCTGGTAATCAAAAAAGTATGATCCTTTTGGAAGGTCTATCCCGGCCATATCGCCCTTCCTGGAATGGATGGCAAGTACGCCCCCGAAAGCCACATTCCCCTTCAGGTAGATCTCATTGATCAGGTCTACCCGTTCGATTTTTTCAGGCGACAGAGCCAGCAATGCCTGATGATCAAATACAGAGATATGATCGATCATGATCAGAGGATTATAAACCCGGATGGACTCATTGGAGCTCAAAACTCTGATTCTGGTCTCTCCCCCCTTCTTGTAAAACTGCAGTTCCGGAACCAGATTTATAAATACCTCCTCCAGGTTGGGTAAGCGTATATAATCGTCAATGTACAGCCGTTTTACCCTGGTCCCGTAAAAGGGAATTCGCTTACCCTCTGCGACAGTCTCCTGGAAAGGAACTTCCGCAGGGCTAAGGGCCTGACTGAATGCATTGGATATCTGCATGTTCAGGGTGATTTTCCTGGCGATCTCCCTTTCATAATCCGTCAGATGGAATGTTTCAAAGGGAAGCCCCATGGCCCTGGAATCAAATTCCTCATCGATCCGGACTTCCAGTCCGCTCTCCTTTTCCTGTTCCGGTGTTACAAAAAATTCCAGTCTTTCTCCCTCAGCAGCCGGAACCGTGAGTATAAACCTTCCGTTTATATCCGACATGGTCGCGAAAAAGTCCGGTTCCTTCCCCAGCAAAGCAAAATGCAGGGTTGCATATGGCACCGGCTGCAAATCCGGACTCAGCACCGAACCGGATATACTGATCCCATTGCCCAGGTCAGGAAGGAATGCCACCCTGAAGCTGTCCCTCTCCTGATCCGGAAAGCGGTACGATCCGCCAATCAGGTCAATGGCACCCTCCGGAGCCACTGTAAGGCAACATCTTAACTGATCCAGTAAAACCGAGGAAGCAGCATTCAGGCAAAACTCCACCTCCTGTCCGCTCTGATATGCGCCGGAAGCGGTGGAACACTCCAGCACACCCTCCTTAAATATAAGCTGATCTGCGCTGACATACGAAGCTCCCTGATCGTCCAGAACAAGCACTTCAGAGCGATAGGGATTAATAATCTTCAGGGCCGTATAACTGAAATCCTGAGGACCCCGGTTTCTCATCCAGCGGGTATAAGCCTTTACATAGTAGTTGCCCGTAAGCGATTCGGAAGGAATACGAAGGGATCCCTCCGCCTTTCCGCCCGCAATCCTGTATTTACTCTGAACCAGGGGAGTTCCGTCCCCTGCAATCAATTCGACATAGAGCACACTGCTCCAGGGACTTCCTTCCGGAAGCCCGGAAACTGCATAATCGGCCATGAAATAAATGCTTTCATTCACCGAATAGAGGGAGCGATCGGTAAATAGCTGAAGCTCCTCCTCTATGTTCAAAGCTTCTTCCCGGTAGTCCGGGTCATAGGGTGTTTGTGCCAGGACCGATCCGGAGCTTATTCCCGCCAGGATGGCAAAAACCAGTAGTCGATATGCCTGTTTAAATTTCTTCATTTACCAGAAGTCGGGTATTTTATTGCTTCCTCCACGCAAAGTACAGTCAAAACAGCTTTTCTGGGCCCAGAGCCATGGCGGTCCCGGTCCAATCAGAGCGAGCGAATAGAGGTAATAGTATTCATCATACATGAACTTGCTGTTGTCCACCAGGGTATCCAGCACGCAGGTATACCCGCTGACGGGGAAACTCAGATCCGTCTTATCCACTACAATGCGGTCATCCCGGATCTGTGTGGCATAAAAGCAGCCCAGGACTTTTTCATAGTCCGAGTTCACATTATAGATATTACCCAGACTGCTTGATGGCTGGGTCTCATACAGACTGCCTGAGCTTGCCGACTGGGCTGCCAGCTTTTGCCAGTACTCATAGGCCTGGTCGGTGAGAGAGTGCTGTTCCACCAGCAGATTGTAGCGCTCGGTCAGCCTCGGTGTCTGGGTGGATACATAGTGCAGCTTATTCTGATAAATATTGTTTTCCGAGAGCAACTGGGTGGAAGCGGCATAAACGCTTGTGATAGTCTCGGTCATGTAGCAGGTGGAAACCGTATCTCTGATATAAGGAATGTTCTCTCCCCGGTAGCGGACATATTGAGCCGTGAAGGGCGAATGATATTCCCAGGTGGCAATGGCCTTCCATCTGTAATTCCGGGAGCCCCCCTGCTGGCCCCTTACATCGTTATAAAACTGAATTCCGTACCAGCTCTCGTCCGGGTCCTCCCCACTGGAAACTTTCTCCACCCAATACAGGGAATCGATGGGTGGGCAGGCCAGAAGGGTGTCGTAATCGGATGCATATACCTCATTGGACGGAGTGATCACCTGAACCGCGTATGATTTACCCACTGACAGGAAGGACTCGTCCAGCCAGGCTTCATAAATCCCGTCCTCCTGCATGCTTTCCGCATAAAACTCCGTGTTCCCTTCATTATCCTGTACCGTCACCACGCATCCTTTAACAGGTCTGTAGACAGGATTATTATAGGGAGTGGAAACAGAGACGGCAACCTGGTATATCCCTGGCCTGTCGCTGATCATCCCTTCAATGACCATCACCTCCTGGGTCTCATTGATCACGGGATTATAAGACTCTATGCAGGAGTGGCAAAGCAGTACAATCAGCCCGATGATAACAAATCTATTCACTGGCATAGTTCCCTAATTTAAAGTTCCAGGAGAGGGTAATCACGGTCTGCCCGAAAATGGAGAGTTTGTAACCGTTAATGCTTCCCCCGTCATTCTGGAAATAGACAGAATAGGCATTTCTTCTCCCGGTCACATTATAAAAATTAAGCATCCAGTAGGAGTGAAACAGCTTTCTCTCCTTCAGGTTTCCCTCCAGGTTGATGGAGAGGTCTACCCGGAAATAATCCGGAATCCGGTAACTGTTCCTGCTGGCATAGTCGACAAATTGCATTCCGTCAATATAGTATATAGATACCGGGTAGGTAACCGGCCGTCCGGTAGTGTAAACCATATTGGCTGAGAAACTGAGCCTCCGGTTCAGCTTCACATTGCTTACCACACTCAGATTATGAGGACGGTCGAAATTGGAGGGATAGGGCTCTCCAAGATTAATTCGTTCACTGGGTATGGGAGAGTCGACTTCCATGATGGAACGGGAGTAGCTATAAGCCACCCAGCCGCTCAGTTTTCCGGCGTTCTTCCTGAACAGAGCCTCGAAACCGTATGCATCCTGTTCTCCCTGCAGGGTCACTGTTTCCACGTGTGGTGTACTGATGAAACTGGCTCCATCGCGGTAATCCACCACATCATGGATCTTCTTATAATAGACCTCCAGTGAGGTATTCAGTCCGCCTTTTGGAAAATCCTGATAGAATCCCAGCGAAAGCTGATCTACAAAGGGCGGTGAGATGTTGTAGTCGCAAAGCTTCCACTGGTCGGTCGGCGAGATGGCAACCGTATTACTAAGCATAAACAAGAACTGGTTGACCCGGTTGTAGGAAAATTTCAGGGAATTATTGGCTCCGAGCATAAAATTCACGGCAAGCCGGGGCTCCAGCCCTGTATAGGCTTTAAGCACTTCAAAGGGCCTTGAATCAAACACATCCACTACACTGCCCGGCTGAAGCGCCTGTCCCTCCCCGTAAACCCGGACCTCACCCGGACCAAGTGAAAGAAAAGTCGCAAAGCGGAGCCCCCCGTAAAGAGTGAGGCGGGGAGTCAGGGAGATCTCATCGGCCAGGTATACGGCAGTTTCCACCCCGTTATCCAGTCCGAGTTCGACCGGCACACGCATGGAGATATCGCCGTAAGGAAGAACCTTGCCCCGGTTCAGTCTGTACAGAATGGCATTCCCGCCAAAGGTCAGCTTGTGCTTTCCAAGGGAAAGCCAGGCCAAATCGATCTTTGTTTCATAGTGGTCAATTCGGTAGGACTGGGTCCATGCCTCCGAAGCCACCTGTTCATCAATGGTGCTGAAATCATAGGCGCCGTAGACCAGTGCCAGGTCTCCGGTAAGCCTGGAACCAATTCTACGCCGGATGTTGAGCGATCCCCCTGCATTGTTATACTCGTACTGGTTAGTGGAGCCCAGCCTGAAAAAGTCGTGACTGAAATATCCGAATGCCTTGACCAGCGTCTTCTCTCCCGGTTCCCAGGTCAGCATGCCCGACAAATCGTTAAAACTGGCCTTGCTCTCCCTCAGCTGGGGGTCCTGCAGCTTGTCGAGGATCCAGTCTGAATAGGTGGAACGCCCGGCCAGAATAAAGGAGCTCTTTCCTTTCTGGATGGGACCTTCCACCGAAAGGCGGGCCGTTACCGGGCTTATTCCTCCCCGGGCGGTATACTTATTCAGGTTGCCCTGACGTGCCGTTAAATCAAAAAAGGAGGCAAGCCGTCCGCCATAGGAGGCCGGCAGATTACTTTTATAAAGGGTGAAGTCCTTCACAATATCGGGACTGAAAGAGGTGAAGAAACCGAAAAGGTGGGAACTGTTATACACCGGGACCTTGTTCACATAAATCATATTCTGGTCTGCTGCACTGCCTCTTACGTTAAAACCCGCCGCTCCCTCTCCAACCGTCTGAACACCGGGCAGCATCTGGATCACTTTCAGGATATCCTTCTCTCCCATGACAACGGGAACTTCCTTCAGGACTTTGTAATTGAGGCGGTCAAAACCCATCTGAGTTCCCCTGACATTGTGGTACCTGTTGGCCTGGACGACCACCTCGGTAAGCGCAATAACACTTTTTTCCATGGTGATGGCCAGATCGCCGTCTGAAAGAACCTCCAGGTAGTTGTTGC encodes the following:
- a CDS encoding chorismate-binding protein; translation: MNKGLIAIHNAAISKNLPFVTFRLPQHEHSLTYIQTTPGNLEGFSIRDISGETGFIMAPFDIRNGHRYILIKPDLVIDGDKITRETIRTVEELDSRPPPEWNGPAPVVTGREAYMEQVDAIKSSIATGAFQKAVLSRIRLVKGDHRRIVPRLFQAMCRRHPNAFTYLFKSDEHFWLGASPEPLLRLREKKFSTVSLAGTRPYAEKHLDINKWTAKEVLEQEYVTRYIHDVLRAFGVKDYRVSSPYVKKAGNLLHLRTDFSLDFARLNGRLWEFVEAMHPTPAVAGQPKEDAISFIKQLEPHDRDYYTGFLGPILPHGEIDLFVNLRCMKIRPGYISLYIGGGITLESDPAEEWSETHLKALSLLKIMSTYIKIEE
- a CDS encoding DUF4249 domain-containing protein, producing MPVNRFVIIGLIVLLCHSCIESYNPVINETQEVMVIEGMISDRPGIYQVAVSVSTPYNNPVYRPVKGCVVTVQDNEGNTEFYAESMQEDGIYEAWLDESFLSVGKSYAVQVITPSNEVYASDYDTLLACPPIDSLYWVEKVSSGEDPDESWYGIQFYNDVRGQQGGSRNYRWKAIATWEYHSPFTAQYVRYRGENIPYIRDTVSTCYMTETITSVYAASTQLLSENNIYQNKLHYVSTQTPRLTERYNLLVEQHSLTDQAYEYWQKLAAQSASSGSLYETQPSSSLGNIYNVNSDYEKVLGCFYATQIRDDRIVVDKTDLSFPVSGYTCVLDTLVDNSKFMYDEYYYLYSLALIGPGPPWLWAQKSCFDCTLRGGSNKIPDFW
- a CDS encoding ubiquinone/menaquinone biosynthesis methyltransferase, with the translated sequence MEQQKDYPLHDFYKDIHRTYDRVNRIFTFGRDRSWRRKAASELLQSHPQRVLDLCTGTGDFLLELARQSHPSDKELVLTGFDFSREMLREARRKQGELQESISLPSINFLEGDAGEMVFEDGHFDSIGITFGLRNLVYENSRAFRHLSEIYRVLRTGGQLVVLESSKPKSPLWRVFNDFYLRFILPYLGGFISGNLKAYKYLASSSKNYYTIGEMKMILDVAGFKLIRSKSFFLGSVMLLVLEKR
- a CDS encoding PaaI family thioesterase — encoded protein: MTIDQINRACKETFMELLGIVFTRATESSLEAMMPITPKLYQPMEVVHGGALISLAESVGSAASYLLVDPDQFIVLGSVVNSQHIAPARKGTLFAKATLLVKADFKHIWDVTIKDDQGKLISISRVTNSIKPRKPEAEG
- the menD gene encoding 2-succinyl-5-enolpyruvyl-6-hydroxy-3-cyclohexene-1-carboxylic-acid synthase — its product is MHHLQHISEMASLLEKTGARHAVIAPGSRNAPLIQLLTMDKRFQCHSVVDERSAGYVALGMARQLNEPVVVLTTSGTAVMNLSPALTEAFQQQIPLLVLTADRPREILSQFNNQICDQRAPYFNFSKGFFEFPPQVREEKDLVHALQALEQLFREALSDPAGPVHVNLPLLEPLYEALPPSILTGSDAESGQGFPGSAGASVASVDLAGKKVLILAGMGKRNAALKKDLEQLLSSSQTVVVAENISNLASELFISTPELVLSGASEEERAALRPDLVIAFGRQVVSKRMRLFVESLEAVELLELEDDFQSFSRLNIRGDSPGTGNTYLPLWKEIEDREIRRASGYLQQAAFGNLTAVSRILSAAPPQTVIHLGNSTTIRNSQLLPARKDLEYYSNRGTSGIDGSLSAAVGAAMVSDQLHLLLLGDLSFIYDSNGMWNKDFPENLKIVVLNDGGGGIFRLLEGPDQMSFFEEFSVTRHPVSLELLCGAFGRSFGRVASYTELEGLTGALFSSGKALAVLEVDTTASENSLIFKELFS
- a CDS encoding TonB-dependent receptor, which gives rise to MRKLLHLSLLIMAMIPFSLRGQNSDILFRGDFQDVPFGEFVNDVEQQTGVRFYFLENWIRGVRVTASGEEISLRRTLDRTLLPAGLYYHVEGEKQIYLSNQQVFVHRLPEYSGSAGKVDQMKEGEGAGLTSTEQRYIDGRKAGMLQTITVGSREEGGGKNVAVLHGKITDVETGDPLVGATLYFEELKRGTATDVDGRFNMVVRPGKYSVEFKCMGMEDRNNYLEVLSDGDLAITMEKSVIALTEVVVQANRYHNVRGTQMGFDRLNYKVLKEVPVVMGEKDILKVIQMLPGVQTVGEGAAGFNVRGSAADQNMIYVNKVPVYNSSHLFGFFTSFSPDIVKDFTLYKSNLPASYGGRLASFFDLTARQGNLNKYTARGGISPVTARLSVEGPIQKGKSSFILAGRSTYSDWILDKLQDPQLRESKASFNDLSGMLTWEPGEKTLVKAFGYFSHDFFRLGSTNQYEYNNAGGSLNIRRRIGSRLTGDLALVYGAYDFSTIDEQVASEAWTQSYRIDHYETKIDLAWLSLGKHKLTFGGNAILYRLNRGKVLPYGDISMRVPVELGLDNGVETAVYLADEISLTPRLTLYGGLRFATFLSLGPGEVRVYGEGQALQPGSVVDVFDSRPFEVLKAYTGLEPRLAVNFMLGANNSLKFSYNRVNQFLFMLSNTVAISPTDQWKLCDYNISPPFVDQLSLGFYQDFPKGGLNTSLEVYYKKIHDVVDYRDGASFISTPHVETVTLQGEQDAYGFEALFRKNAGKLSGWVAYSYSRSIMEVDSPIPSERINLGEPYPSNFDRPHNLSVVSNVKLNRRLSFSANMVYTTGRPVTYPVSIYYIDGMQFVDYASRNSYRIPDYFRVDLSINLEGNLKERKLFHSYWMLNFYNVTGRRNAYSVYFQNDGGSINGYKLSIFGQTVITLSWNFKLGNYASE